The following is a genomic window from Longimicrobium sp..
ACCGTCTGGTACGGCATGCGGTTGGGACGGGCGATGCCGGCCAGGTGCGTGGGAAAGTAGTGCGAGGGGTAGACCATCGGCAGCACGCCGTCGACCGTGGCGGAGATGCGCTCCCACTGCTGCCCGATCCCCACGTCGCGCGACTCGTTCATCGACAGGCCGAACACGTCCGCCGTGATCGTGGCCCCCAGCGGATGGATGCGCGCCCGTGCGGCGGCCAGGAACCCCGCGATGGCGTCCGTCCGGTCGCCCGCGCTGTCCGCCGCGGGATGCACCTGCAGCGGAAGGCTGCCGTACTGCTCCGGGAAGCGCACGTAGTCGAACTGCACCTCGCGGAACCCGGCGCGCACCGCCTCTTCGGCGATGGCGATGTTCATCTCCCACACGCCGCGCTCCCACGGGCTGACCCAGGTGAGGTCCTGGTGGTCGCGCCACGGCTCGCCCTTGGGCGTGCGGATGGACCACTGGGGGCGAACGCGGGACAGGCGCCGGTCCTTGAACACCACCACGCGGGCGATGGGGTGGATGCCGTGCGCCCGCAGGGTGTCGGCGACCGCCTTCAGGTCGCGGACGGGAATGCTCCCCGGGTGCGTGGCCTCCATGGCCAGCGGGATGCCGCTGTGATAGCGCACCCCGTCCTCGTCCTTGACGTCGACCACGAACGCGTTGATTTCGGTGGTGTCGGCCAGGGCCAGCAGCTCGGCGCGGCGCACCGGGTTGCCCATGGCGTACGAGCTCACGTAGATGCCGCGGATGATGGGCGGCATCGTTTCGCGCGGGGCGGGCGGCGCGGGCTGCCGCGAAGCCGGCGTTTCGGCCGCCAGCCGGCTGGCGAGCCCCACCTCGCGGATGGCGTTCTGTTCGAGGGCGTCGCAGCTCGCGGAGGCGAGCGCGGAAAGGACGAGGAACGGCGCGACGGTACGGCGACCCACGAACCACATGTCGATACCACGGAGCAGAAGCGCGGACGTGCGGCGGGGCCGGGGGAGCCCCGCTCAGGGACGGACGATGGCGAAGACCGGGACCAGGACGAGCGTCGGCGGGCGCCCCGGAGAGGGCCCTTCGCGACGCAAACGGATGGTGGCGATCCGCCGATGAAAGGCACCGCAGAAAGGGTGCCGAGTTTACTCCCGGAACCGCCCCACCGCAAGGCGGATCGCGGTGCGAACGCTACTCGCCCCGGATGGCCGGGGCGCGGCGGCTCCGGACCAGGTCGCGCGCCAGGTGCGGCAGCAGGAACCAGGGCTCCACCAGGTAGCGCCGCCAGACCCGTCGCGGGTGCGAGCACAGCCGATACAGCCACTCGAGACCCACCTGGCCCACCCAGCGGGGCGGGGTGGGCAGGGCGCCGGCAAAGAGATCCATCAGCGCGCC
Proteins encoded in this region:
- a CDS encoding putative glycoside hydrolase; translated protein: MWFVGRRTVAPFLVLSALASASCDALEQNAIREVGLASRLAAETPASRQPAPPAPRETMPPIIRGIYVSSYAMGNPVRRAELLALADTTEINAFVVDVKDEDGVRYHSGIPLAMEATHPGSIPVRDLKAVADTLRAHGIHPIARVVVFKDRRLSRVRPQWSIRTPKGEPWRDHQDLTWVSPWERGVWEMNIAIAEEAVRAGFREVQFDYVRFPEQYGSLPLQVHPAADSAGDRTDAIAGFLAAARARIHPLGATITADVFGLSMNESRDVGIGQQWERISATVDGVLPMVYPSHYFPTHLAGIARPNRMPYQTVLHSVGMGVIRNQRLKEAGIQPARIVPWLQAFTATWNDRGFRYGPQQARDQMRAVYDLGLEDWILWHPNSNYGQIAGAFARETAPESRRVVPPGSLAATVDRFDREGAAAERQRLAATAD